From Rhodopseudomonas palustris, a single genomic window includes:
- the rplS gene encoding 50S ribosomal protein L19 — MNLIQTLEKEQFDKLSAGKTIPEFGPGDTVIVNVKVVEGERSRVQAYEGVCIGRSGGGINESFTVRKISYGEGVERVFPLLSPMIDSIKVVRRGKVRRAKLYYLRNLRGKSARIVEKKQDRTAAVAAAE; from the coding sequence ATGAACCTGATTCAGACGCTCGAAAAAGAGCAGTTCGACAAGCTGTCGGCCGGCAAGACGATTCCGGAGTTCGGTCCCGGTGATACCGTGATCGTCAACGTGAAGGTCGTCGAAGGCGAGCGTTCGCGCGTGCAGGCCTACGAAGGCGTCTGCATCGGCCGCTCGGGCGGCGGCATCAACGAGAGCTTCACGGTGCGCAAGATCTCGTACGGTGAGGGCGTGGAGCGCGTGTTCCCGCTGCTGTCGCCGATGATCGACTCGATCAAGGTTGTGCGCCGCGGCAAGGTGCGTCGCGCCAAGCTGTATTACCTGCGCAACCTGCGCGGCAAGTCGGCCCGCATCGTCGAGAAGAAGCAGGACCGCACCGCTGCGGTTGCTGCCGCCGAGTAA